The Deinococcus sedimenti DNA window GCCCAGGCAGCAGTACCCCTTATCACCGATGATGCGTGGCCCGCCGAAGTCGGGCCACCGCCGGTTGAGCTCGTAGCTTACGGTCGTATCGTGCAAATTGGCTGGTCGGATCAGATACTGCACGATGGCACCTGAAGCGGTTACCCACGCGTGCAACTTGTATCCGTAGACGTCTCCCTGCGTGCCGTAACCCCAACGAGCACCGGGAAACGAACACCGCTTCCCCCGTTTGGGTCGGCAGACGGGCAGAGGCATGGAATCAACGATCACTTCCGTGCAGGACTGTAACGGGGTGGCGACCGCTTCAAGTCGTTCAAGCAATCGCTGTCCCCGGGTATACGCCTGCGTGTAGGAGGGAAGATCGTGTCGATCTTCCCTCAGGATGTTCCACCAGATGGACGGGAATGGATGTTTGAAGACCAGTCGGCTGAGCAACAGGGCGACCAGCAGGGCGTCACTCAATTTCTGGTGCGAACACCGCTTGAGATCACTGAAATACCGTTTGGCCCAGCGGTGAAGCTGACGGATGACGGCTCGTCGGCCTAAACTGTGATGGAGACGGTATCTAGCCATACCGTCTCCATTTTTTGCTTTCTGGGAGCCATTGAACAGGTCATAGCGCGAGCCCTAAACGAGGTTTCATCATGAAGAACTCCTGGAGTTCCTGCTGGGCCGACGGAG harbors:
- a CDS encoding IS982 family transposase; translation: MARYRLHHSLGRRAVIRQLHRWAKRYFSDLKRCSHQKLSDALLVALLLSRLVFKHPFPSIWWNILREDRHDLPSYTQAYTRGQRLLERLEAVATPLQSCTEVIVDSMPLPVCRPKRGKRCSFPGARWGYGTQGDVYGYKLHAWVTASGAIVQYLIRPANLHDTTVSYELNRRWPDFGGPRIIGDKGYCCLGYVFPPKSNTRYDTGWRPGRHPRLRKRIETVFSGLVEAQIRSVQTKTLRSLRLRVVLAILAHNLAQP